The genomic window GAATCCGGCGTCGTCGCCCGTGAAGAAGGCGATGGCGTTCGCGACGTCCTCGGGACGGCCGACTCGCTGCACCGGGATCTGGGTGGCGGCGGCGGCCTGGAACTCCTCGAAGCCCATGCCCACGCGCGCGGCCGTCTGCGCGGTCATCTCGGTGACGATGAAGCCGGGGGCCACGGCGTTGGCGGTGACGCCGAACTTGCCGAGCTCCTTGGCGAGCGTCTTGGTGAAGCCCTGCAGACCGGCCTTCACGGCGGAGTAGTTGGCCTGGCCGCGGTTGCCGAGCGCCGAGCTGGAGGAGAGCGAGACGATCCGGCCGAAGCCCGCGTCGACCATGTGCTTCTGGCACGCCTTCGCCATCAGGAACGCGCCCTTGAGATGCACGTTCACCACGGTGTCCCAGTCGGACTCGCTCATCTTGAAGAGCAGGTTGTCGCGGAGCACGCCCGCGTTGTTGACGAGGATCACCGGCGCGCCGAGCTCGGCGGCGACGCGCTCGACGGCGGCCTCGACCTGGGCGGAGTCGGAGACGTCGCAGCCGACCGCGACGGCCTTGCCACCGGCCGCGGTGATCTTCTCGACGGTGTCCTTGCAGGCCGCCTCGTCGAGGTCGAGTACGGCGACGGCACGGCCCTCGGCCGCCAGACGCACGGCGGTGGCGGCGCCAATGCCGCGCGCGGCACCGGTCACGATCGCAACGCGCTGCTCGGTGGTGGACATGGTTGGCTCTCCTCGCCCTTGGATCCCGTTGGATGCGGCCACCCGGTACGGCCCGGATGATGAATGAGCGACCGCTTAGTACCTTCAGCAGACGAGACGCTAGAAGCCCTGGCACCCGGTGTCAACGGCGGGATCCCTCCGAGGCCCCGCCGTACCCCGGTCAGCGCACCAGCACATCCAGCAGATGCTCGACCTCGGCCGCGGGGTCGGCCGTCAGTCCGGTGTGCACGGGACCGGGCTGCACGACCGTCGAGCGGGGAGCGATCAGCCAGCGGAAGCGCCGTCCCGCATCGTCGTGCGCCGCCTGCCCGGCATCATCCCCGCCACGGCAGATTCCCTCGACCGCGTGGAGCGCGGCCCGTACGCCCCGGACGTCCGCCCGGGGGTCCAGGGCCTTCAGCTTCGTCTCGTCCAGATACGTCCGGGCGGCCACGAAGGACTTGGCGCGGCAGTAGACCACCACGCCCGCGTTGAAGCACTCGCCGCGCTCGACGCGCGGGACGACGCGGAGCACCGCGTATTCGAAGACGTCGCGCCCGCTCACCGGTTCTCTTCCTTCTGCTTCGTCGGGTGCGGCCAGGGGGTGAGGTGGGCGGTCAGCCAGCCGGGGGCCCCCGAGGGCCGCGGCCTGGACGGCGCGTTCAGAGTGATCCGCTCGTGGATGCCGTCCGCCCGCGCCAGCAGGGTCTCCACATAGGCGCGGCGCAAAGCGGCGGTGGAGTCGAAGCCGGGCTCGTCGACCAGCCACTCGTCGGGCACGTCGGCGGCCGCCTCGGTCAGCAACTCCTCGGTGACCAGCGGGGCCAGCTCGGCCGCCGCGGCCGTGATGTCGGGGCCGAAGGGCGCGAGAGCGTGGTCGGAGGCGTCGTACGGCTTGGCGGCGGATGCCCGCGCGCCCGGCCAGTTGTGGTGCCAGATCATCGTGGCGCCGTGGTCGATGAGCCAGAGCTCACCGTGCCAGACGAGCATGTTGGGGTTGCGCCAGGACCGGTCGACGTTGTTGATCAGCGCGTCGAACCAGACGACCCGGCCCGCCTCCCGGGCGTCCACCTCGTACGCGAGCGGGTCGAAGCCGATCGAGCCGGGCAGGAAGTCCATCCCGAGGTTGAGGCCGCCACTGGCCTTCAGCAGCTCCTGCACCTCCTGGTCGGGCTCGGACAGACCGATGACCGGGTCGAGCTGTATCTGCACGAGCTCCGGAACCCGCAGCCCGAGCCGCCGCCCGAGCTGCCCGCAGATGACCTCGGCGACCAGGGTCTTGCGGCCCTGTCCCGCGCCGGTGAACTTCATGACGTACGTACCGAGATCGTCGGCCTCGACGATGCCCGGGAGCGAACCGCCCTCACGCAGAGGCGTGACGTAGCGGGCCGCTGTGACCTCTGTCAGCATTTCCCCAGGCTATACGGGCTATACGGGTTCGCTCCCTGGCAATCGACGGAGAGGGTCGGCGCGGCACAACCTGGGGCATCGCCTCCGGTCAGCCCTGGGGAAAATCTGGGGAGTCTCGACCGGCAAGCAGTCCGTCGATGACGGCGCGCCCCTTTG from Streptomyces sp. FIT100 includes these protein-coding regions:
- the fabG gene encoding 3-oxoacyl-ACP reductase FabG, encoding MSTTEQRVAIVTGAARGIGAATAVRLAAEGRAVAVLDLDEAACKDTVEKITAAGGKAVAVGCDVSDSAQVEAAVERVAAELGAPVILVNNAGVLRDNLLFKMSESDWDTVVNVHLKGAFLMAKACQKHMVDAGFGRIVSLSSSSALGNRGQANYSAVKAGLQGFTKTLAKELGKFGVTANAVAPGFIVTEMTAQTAARVGMGFEEFQAAAATQIPVQRVGRPEDVANAIAFFTGDDAGFVSGQVMYVAGGPLN
- a CDS encoding DUF3037 domain-containing protein, coding for MSGRDVFEYAVLRVVPRVERGECFNAGVVVYCRAKSFVAARTYLDETKLKALDPRADVRGVRAALHAVEGICRGGDDAGQAAHDDAGRRFRWLIAPRSTVVQPGPVHTGLTADPAAEVEHLLDVLVR
- a CDS encoding HipA family kinase; this translates as MLTEVTAARYVTPLREGGSLPGIVEADDLGTYVMKFTGAGQGRKTLVAEVICGQLGRRLGLRVPELVQIQLDPVIGLSEPDQEVQELLKASGGLNLGMDFLPGSIGFDPLAYEVDAREAGRVVWFDALINNVDRSWRNPNMLVWHGELWLIDHGATMIWHHNWPGARASAAKPYDASDHALAPFGPDITAAAAELAPLVTEELLTEAAADVPDEWLVDEPGFDSTAALRRAYVETLLARADGIHERITLNAPSRPRPSGAPGWLTAHLTPWPHPTKQKEENR